One stretch of Miscanthus floridulus cultivar M001 chromosome 18, ASM1932011v1, whole genome shotgun sequence DNA includes these proteins:
- the LOC136520432 gene encoding uncharacterized protein isoform X4 has translation MSCGSSMGRGCFGCCAEPTPITAVDKPSKRLRIQGRSVRKASLSEDFWSTSAHEMENSGIQSQRSLSSISTVAQSSDQHAAGSSSNPNEFVNQGLMLWNQMRQQWVGSKKRHSRSQQPREPKLSWNTTYESLLGSNKPFSQPIPLGEMVDLLVDAWEQEGLYD, from the exons ATGTCATGTGGCAGCAGCATGGGCAG AGGTTGCTTTGGATGCTGTGCTGAGCCAACTCCAATAACGGCAGTAGACAAGCCTTCCAAACGGTTGAGGATCCAGGGGCGCTCGGTGAGGAAGGCTAGCCTGTCGGAGGACTTTTGGAGCACGAGTGCTCATGAGATGGAGAACAGCGGGATCCAATCGCAGAGGAGCTTGTCTTCGATCAGCACGGTGGCTCAGTCCAGCGATCAGCATGCGGCGGGAAGTAGCAGCAACCCGAATGAGTTTGTGAATCAAG GCCTTATGCTCTGGAACCAGATGAGACAACAGTGGGTTGGAAGCAAAAAGCGCCACTCTAGATCTCAACAGCCTCGAGAACCAAAATTAAG TTGGAACACGACGTATGAGAGTCTGCTAGGAAGCAATAAGCCATTCTCCCAACCAATACCTCTTGGT GAAATGGTAGATTTGCTTGTGGACGCTTGGGAGCAAGAAGGCCTTTATGATTAG
- the LOC136520432 gene encoding uncharacterized protein isoform X3 — protein sequence MWQQHGQCRGCFGCCAEPTPITAVDKPSKRLRIQGRSVRKASLSEDFWSTSAHEMENSGIQSQRSLSSISTVAQSSDQHAAGSSSNPNEFVNQGLMLWNQMRQQWVGSKKRHSRSQQPREPKLSWNTTYESLLGSNKPFSQPIPLGEMVDLLVDAWEQEGLYD from the exons ATGTGGCAGCAGCATGGGCAG TGCAGAGGTTGCTTTGGATGCTGTGCTGAGCCAACTCCAATAACGGCAGTAGACAAGCCTTCCAAACGGTTGAGGATCCAGGGGCGCTCGGTGAGGAAGGCTAGCCTGTCGGAGGACTTTTGGAGCACGAGTGCTCATGAGATGGAGAACAGCGGGATCCAATCGCAGAGGAGCTTGTCTTCGATCAGCACGGTGGCTCAGTCCAGCGATCAGCATGCGGCGGGAAGTAGCAGCAACCCGAATGAGTTTGTGAATCAAG GCCTTATGCTCTGGAACCAGATGAGACAACAGTGGGTTGGAAGCAAAAAGCGCCACTCTAGATCTCAACAGCCTCGAGAACCAAAATTAAG TTGGAACACGACGTATGAGAGTCTGCTAGGAAGCAATAAGCCATTCTCCCAACCAATACCTCTTGGT GAAATGGTAGATTTGCTTGTGGACGCTTGGGAGCAAGAAGGCCTTTATGATTAG
- the LOC136520432 gene encoding uncharacterized protein isoform X5, translating into MLLSCRGCFGCCAEPTPITAVDKPSKRLRIQGRSVRKASLSEDFWSTSAHEMENSGIQSQRSLSSISTVAQSSDQHAAGSSSNPNEFVNQGLMLWNQMRQQWVGSKKRHSRSQQPREPKLSWNTTYESLLGSNKPFSQPIPLGEMVDLLVDAWEQEGLYD; encoded by the exons ATGCTGCTGAGCTGCAG AGGTTGCTTTGGATGCTGTGCTGAGCCAACTCCAATAACGGCAGTAGACAAGCCTTCCAAACGGTTGAGGATCCAGGGGCGCTCGGTGAGGAAGGCTAGCCTGTCGGAGGACTTTTGGAGCACGAGTGCTCATGAGATGGAGAACAGCGGGATCCAATCGCAGAGGAGCTTGTCTTCGATCAGCACGGTGGCTCAGTCCAGCGATCAGCATGCGGCGGGAAGTAGCAGCAACCCGAATGAGTTTGTGAATCAAG GCCTTATGCTCTGGAACCAGATGAGACAACAGTGGGTTGGAAGCAAAAAGCGCCACTCTAGATCTCAACAGCCTCGAGAACCAAAATTAAG TTGGAACACGACGTATGAGAGTCTGCTAGGAAGCAATAAGCCATTCTCCCAACCAATACCTCTTGGT GAAATGGTAGATTTGCTTGTGGACGCTTGGGAGCAAGAAGGCCTTTATGATTAG
- the LOC136520432 gene encoding uncharacterized protein isoform X1, producing the protein MLLSCRSLSICVRRLVACMGGCFGCCAEPTPITAVDKPSKRLRIQGRSVRKASLSEDFWSTSAHEMENSGIQSQRSLSSISTVAQSSDQHAAGSSSNPNEFVNQGLMLWNQMRQQWVGSKKRHSRSQQPREPKLSWNTTYESLLGSNKPFSQPIPLGEMVDLLVDAWEQEGLYD; encoded by the exons ATGCTGCTGAGCTGCAGGTCCCTCTCCATCTGTGTGCGCCGCCTCGTCGCTTGCATGGG AGGTTGCTTTGGATGCTGTGCTGAGCCAACTCCAATAACGGCAGTAGACAAGCCTTCCAAACGGTTGAGGATCCAGGGGCGCTCGGTGAGGAAGGCTAGCCTGTCGGAGGACTTTTGGAGCACGAGTGCTCATGAGATGGAGAACAGCGGGATCCAATCGCAGAGGAGCTTGTCTTCGATCAGCACGGTGGCTCAGTCCAGCGATCAGCATGCGGCGGGAAGTAGCAGCAACCCGAATGAGTTTGTGAATCAAG GCCTTATGCTCTGGAACCAGATGAGACAACAGTGGGTTGGAAGCAAAAAGCGCCACTCTAGATCTCAACAGCCTCGAGAACCAAAATTAAG TTGGAACACGACGTATGAGAGTCTGCTAGGAAGCAATAAGCCATTCTCCCAACCAATACCTCTTGGT GAAATGGTAGATTTGCTTGTGGACGCTTGGGAGCAAGAAGGCCTTTATGATTAG
- the LOC136520432 gene encoding uncharacterized protein isoform X6 has translation MLLSCRSLSICVRRLVACMGGCFGCCAEPTPITAVDKPSKRLRIQGRSVRKASLSEDFWSTSAHEMENSGIQSQRSLSSISTVAQSSDQHAAGSSSNPNEFVNQGLMLWNQMRQQWVGSKKRHSRSQQPREPKLRKW, from the exons ATGCTGCTGAGCTGCAGGTCCCTCTCCATCTGTGTGCGCCGCCTCGTCGCTTGCATGGG AGGTTGCTTTGGATGCTGTGCTGAGCCAACTCCAATAACGGCAGTAGACAAGCCTTCCAAACGGTTGAGGATCCAGGGGCGCTCGGTGAGGAAGGCTAGCCTGTCGGAGGACTTTTGGAGCACGAGTGCTCATGAGATGGAGAACAGCGGGATCCAATCGCAGAGGAGCTTGTCTTCGATCAGCACGGTGGCTCAGTCCAGCGATCAGCATGCGGCGGGAAGTAGCAGCAACCCGAATGAGTTTGTGAATCAAG GCCTTATGCTCTGGAACCAGATGAGACAACAGTGGGTTGGAAGCAAAAAGCGCCACTCTAGATCTCAACAGCCTCGAGAACCAAAATTAAG GAAATGGTAG
- the LOC136520432 gene encoding uncharacterized protein isoform X2, protein MVITLAFFSFCRGCFGCCAEPTPITAVDKPSKRLRIQGRSVRKASLSEDFWSTSAHEMENSGIQSQRSLSSISTVAQSSDQHAAGSSSNPNEFVNQGLMLWNQMRQQWVGSKKRHSRSQQPREPKLSWNTTYESLLGSNKPFSQPIPLGEMVDLLVDAWEQEGLYD, encoded by the exons ATGGTCATAACTTTGGCCTTTTTCTCTTTT TGCAGAGGTTGCTTTGGATGCTGTGCTGAGCCAACTCCAATAACGGCAGTAGACAAGCCTTCCAAACGGTTGAGGATCCAGGGGCGCTCGGTGAGGAAGGCTAGCCTGTCGGAGGACTTTTGGAGCACGAGTGCTCATGAGATGGAGAACAGCGGGATCCAATCGCAGAGGAGCTTGTCTTCGATCAGCACGGTGGCTCAGTCCAGCGATCAGCATGCGGCGGGAAGTAGCAGCAACCCGAATGAGTTTGTGAATCAAG GCCTTATGCTCTGGAACCAGATGAGACAACAGTGGGTTGGAAGCAAAAAGCGCCACTCTAGATCTCAACAGCCTCGAGAACCAAAATTAAG TTGGAACACGACGTATGAGAGTCTGCTAGGAAGCAATAAGCCATTCTCCCAACCAATACCTCTTGGT GAAATGGTAGATTTGCTTGTGGACGCTTGGGAGCAAGAAGGCCTTTATGATTAG
- the LOC136520432 gene encoding uncharacterized protein isoform X7, which translates to MENSGIQSQRSLSSISTVAQSSDQHAAGSSSNPNEFVNQGLMLWNQMRQQWVGSKKRHSRSQQPREPKLSWNTTYESLLGSNKPFSQPIPLGEMVDLLVDAWEQEGLYD; encoded by the exons ATGGAGAACAGCGGGATCCAATCGCAGAGGAGCTTGTCTTCGATCAGCACGGTGGCTCAGTCCAGCGATCAGCATGCGGCGGGAAGTAGCAGCAACCCGAATGAGTTTGTGAATCAAG GCCTTATGCTCTGGAACCAGATGAGACAACAGTGGGTTGGAAGCAAAAAGCGCCACTCTAGATCTCAACAGCCTCGAGAACCAAAATTAAG TTGGAACACGACGTATGAGAGTCTGCTAGGAAGCAATAAGCCATTCTCCCAACCAATACCTCTTGGT GAAATGGTAGATTTGCTTGTGGACGCTTGGGAGCAAGAAGGCCTTTATGATTAG
- the LOC136521356 gene encoding transcription factor MYB93-like codes for MTVVKVAKVDENPALVGENPPLDDEAETGYVSPDDDDEDDETDSDGDYEIPSGGGVPELKKGPWTPDEDKRLKSYVEAHGEGNWDKVQRNAGLNRCGKSCRLRWANHLRPNLKKGPFDAEEVDKIIRFHIMWGNKWAKMASHLPGRTDNEIKNYWNTRLKRNQRHGLPIYPEYMLSQVTQPHQDMNCETPGESHGKKQLNEYAKEKVVDMNDLIDEVMTFQHLDYDKDPVVPTKPLKRYASTGSLQISDETDKTFCSTDLNFVLTKSQSVPLGRAIASGYPVELPSFQSSSYTLSNDWLLQCPSASMEQQIIQSPESISSQTTGLLGANVRNSDILDDPTKSGRSFEIPIPMVYPMMHSSVFGNSEHEGCPITKIQASNLSSGSDAVFNLGQCYPVASFSDPGIPDTPLGASFYNTPPEANFLNDTTPLEASFLNDNLKDQSHLYWQEPKPLTDGGQWFDPCHTLDFPGP; via the exons ATGACGGTGGTGAAGGTGGCGAAGGTGGACGAGAACCCTGCGCTGGTTGGAGAGAACCCTCCACTGGACGATGAGGCCGAGACGGGGTACGTCTCGCCCGACGATGACGACGAAGACGACGAGACCGACAGCGACGGGGACTACGAGAtccccagcggcggcggcgtgcccgAGCTGAAGAAGGGCCCCTGGACGCCCGACGAGGACAAGCGTCTCAAGAGCTACGTCGAGGCGCACGGCGAGGGTAACTGGGACAAGGTGCAGCGGAACGCCGGGCTCAACCGCTGCGGCAAGAGCTGCCGCCTCCGCTGGGCCAACCACCTCAGGCCCAATCTCAAGAAGGGGCCCTTCGACGCTGAGGAGGTCGACAAGATCATCAGGTTCCACATCATGTGGGGCAACAAGTGGGCCAAGATGGCCTCGCAT TTGCCTGGTCGCACAGATAATGAAATTAAAAACTATTGGAATACCAGATTGAAGAGGAATCAGAGACATGGTTTGCCTATCTATCCAGAATATATGCTTTCTCAGGTTACGCAACCGCATCAAGACATGAACTGTGAAACTCCTGGAGAGTCACATGGCAAGAAACAGTTAAATGAGTATGCAAAAGAAAAGGTTGTTGATATGAATGATCTTATAGATGAGGTAATGACATTTCAGCACCTTGACTATGACAAGGATCCAGTGGTTCCAACAAAACCTTTGAAACGCTATGCATCTACTGGTAGTCTTCAAATTTCTGATGAGACTGATAAAACCTTTTGTTCCACTGATTTGAACTTTGTATTGACAAAGAGTCAGTCGGTGCCTCTTGGTAGGGCCATTGCCAGTGGCTATCCAGTCGAGCTCCCTTCATTCCAAAGTTCCAGCTATACTCTAAGTAATGACTGGTTGCTTCAATGTCCTTCGGCTTCTATGGAACAGCAAATCATTCAATCTCCAGAATCCATCTCGTCACAAACCACTGGTCTGCTGGGTGCAAACGTTCGCAACAGTGATATACTTGATGACCCCACAAAGTCTGGAAGATCTTTTGAAATACCGATTCCAATGGTATACCCTATGATGCATTCTTCAGTCTTTGGTAACTCTGAACATGAGGGCTGTCCGATTACTAAAATTCAAGCTTCAAACTTATCTTCAG GTTCAGATGCTGTTTTCAATCTCGGCCAGTGTTATCCTGTTGCTAGTTTTTCTGACCCTGGGATTCCTGATACACCACTAGGAGCAAGTTTCTATAATACACCACCAGAAGCAAATTTCTTGAATGATACTACACCACTAGAAGCAAGTTTCTTGAATGATAATTTGAAGGACCAGTCACATCTCTACTGGCAGGAACCTAAGCCGTTGACTGATGGAGGCCAATGGTTTGATCCTTGTCACACGCTTGACTTCCCAGGCCCGTGA